The region ACCATAATTTTGAGTTAATGAAAAAGCATTTTTTATCTCACTTAAACTTATTCCTTTTCTTACAGTGTTTAACATGTCTTGATTTGCCATTTCTACACCAAACTTTAAATGCCTACATCCTGCCTTTTTCATTTTCTTAACAATATCATTACTTGTAATGCTATCAACTCTAGATTCTGCCCACCAATTAAATTCAGGATACTCACTTTTTAAAAGTGTTAGACGATCTAACATTTCTATAGTTCTTGGCCCTGCACCCGGAGCAAATATCATATCCGAAAAATAAAATCCTTTTGTTCCTATTTTGTCAATTCTATATCGCAATTCTCTTAAAAAACGTACAGGTGACATCATTGATATGTTATAACCCCTTAATGATGGTTGATGACAAAATGTACATCTATTTGGACATCCTCTCATAGACATAATATAATCCCAATCTTCAGGTTTGGGTTTGTAATATATGTATCTATCAGACAATATTGGCAATGAATTCATATCATTGCACCATGATATCTTAGTTTTTCCCCTAAAATTATCTTCTACAATTTCTGTTGCAAATTCTTCTCCTTCACCTGCTATAATAACATCTAAATCTTTTAAATCTTTTTCCTTTGCATATCTAAGTAAATGTCCATATCCAACACATGTAACATTAGGCCCTATAATTTCCTTTATCATTTTAGCTAAACATGCACATGATTGCGTGCTACCTAATTCAACTGTTGGTATCAATACATCCCCAGCGCTTAAAAAAACAACATCTGGCTTAAAATCAGATAATATATTAATTATATTATAAAATGACTCATGTCCATTTTTATATCTTTCATTAAATAACCAACTGTTCGCAGTCATACTAAAACGATCAGCATAATCAAATGAATCATCAACATAATCACCATTTATAAATATTACCTCATGTCCCCTTCTATGAAGAATTTCAGCAATATAGTGCATTGCTGGTGGAAGTCTATTATTTTTAGATTCAATAAGTCTATAAAACGGTGGAATAACACAAGCTACTCTTTTCCTTTCCTTGTAATAATACAATTTTCGCCCTCCTATTCTATTCTTTACATATACAAAAAACTAATAATTCTTATTTTTGTTTATCTATATTTTTATTTTTAATATCATGTGAATTTAATTGATAATTATTTATTATCTCTATGTGGTATTCCAAATCTTGCTCCCACAAAACCTGATGAAAATTGAGGCATCCATCCATGAACATTAAAACTACCTGTTCTATCAAATCCTGCTATAAGCATTCCTGATCGGTCATACCTACCACGAGGAAGCCAAATCCAATATTGTGAATCAGGATTTTTTCCTGTTAAGTATCTGACACGTCCTATAAAAACTAAATATCTTTCCAAACTAAAATTTAATTTATTTTCATCCTCAGCTCTATGTGCATTTTCTACTCCTGTAGTTCTAATATGCCTTGGAATCAAGCTCATACTAGTTCTAAACCAACAATCCTCTGTTTCTGGAGCTCTTGTAACCACTTGATCATGTAACGCCCAACTATCTATTCTAAAAAGTTTTCCTAAATCTTCACGAGATATTCCTTTAGGAACACATAATATTGTTT is a window of Clostridium pasteurianum DNA encoding:
- a CDS encoding B12-binding domain-containing radical SAM protein encodes the protein MYYYKERKRVACVIPPFYRLIESKNNRLPPAMHYIAEILHRRGHEVIFINGDYVDDSFDYADRFSMTANSWLFNERYKNGHESFYNIINILSDFKPDVVFLSAGDVLIPTVELGSTQSCACLAKMIKEIIGPNVTCVGYGHLLRYAKEKDLKDLDVIIAGEGEEFATEIVEDNFRGKTKISWCNDMNSLPILSDRYIYYKPKPEDWDYIMSMRGCPNRCTFCHQPSLRGYNISMMSPVRFLRELRYRIDKIGTKGFYFSDMIFAPGAGPRTIEMLDRLTLLKSEYPEFNWWAESRVDSITSNDIVKKMKKAGCRHLKFGVEMANQDMLNTVRKGISLSEIKNAFSLTQNYG